From one Sardina pilchardus chromosome 6, fSarPil1.1, whole genome shotgun sequence genomic stretch:
- the LOC134082112 gene encoding LOW QUALITY PROTEIN: uncharacterized protein LOC134082112 (The sequence of the model RefSeq protein was modified relative to this genomic sequence to represent the inferred CDS: inserted 2 bases in 1 codon): MKCLTGKQLVQRAGLVPGETEEEPGQESPHSAQSLHALTRTPQNRHSEHRRIKWPAANKVSQWSQFDEDVDLALSATARGDADQKLRLMCTLVISIAAERFGTKEPRAGRGKGGPNRREGKISQLRQELRCLGRQYKQAREEEKAGLAELRSMLRKKLTTLRRAEWHRRRGRERARRRAAFIANPFGVTRKILGQKRGDKLTCSQEEVDAYLSTTYSDAAKEKDLNPCSTLLTPLDPITGFNIKEPTLKEVKEVIRAARTSSAPGPSGVPYVVYKRCPRLLKRLWLIIKAIWRRGRVAQQWRYAEGIWIPKEENSSSIEQFRVISLLSVEGKVFFSIVSQRMTEFLLRNAYIDTSVQKGGVPRVPGCIEHTGVVTQLIREAREGKGDLAVLWLDLANAYGSIXELVETALNLHHVPTKIRDLILDYYSCFSLRVTNGALTSAWHCLEKGIITGCTLSVILFSFAMNMLVKSAEVECRGPLTKSGTRQPPIMAFMDDLTVTTTSVPGCRWILKGLEQLISWARMEFKPTKSRALVVRKGKVTDRFRFSVGGTPIPSVTEKPVKSLGKMFDSTLKDTAALQATSSELGTWLSAVDKSGLPGKFKAWIYQHGILPRLFWPLLVYEVPLTTVEVFERRISQHLRRWLGLPRSLSSIALYGCKNKLQLPFSSLSEEFMVTRAREVLLYKDSNDTKVSSAGIEVRTGRRWKECEAVKLAERWLQHGELVGTVASGRAGLGSFPRPVYSKAQGKERRRLVQDEVRAGVEEGRSCRSVGMRQQGAWTRWDQALDRKITWAELWKAEPHRIRFLIQSVYDTLPSPSNLFCWGLAETPACPLCQRRGSLEHILSCCPKALGEGCYRWRHDQVLRVIAEVITAAIAHSRKQHPTRQSITFVKAGEKTQQRPSPPGGLLATARDWQLKVDLGRQLKFPENITVTTLRPDMVLVSETSRQVVLLELTVPWEDRMEEAFERKRAKYEGLVGDCRSSGWKTRCDPIEVGCRGFAGQSLYQVLKRLGLGGLQMRRAIRSITDAADKASRWLWIKRGDPWKTKATWAQAGD, translated from the exons ATGAAATGCCTGACAGGGAAGCAGTTGGTGCAACGCGCAGGGCTAGTCCCTGGTGAGACGGAGGAGGAGCCAGGCCAGGAGTCACCCCACAGTGCCCAGTCCCTCCATGCACTAACTCGCACACCCCAGAACAGGCATTCAGAACATCGCCGGATAAAATGGCCTGCTGCCAACAAGGTCAGTCAGTGGTCCCAATTTGATGAGGACGTGGACCTAGCCCTCAGTGCTACAGCCAGAGGGGATGCCGACCAGAAGCTGCGGCTCATGTGCACCTTGGTCATCAGCATTGCTGCAGAAAGGTTTGGCACGAAAGAACCACGGGCAGGCAGAGGCAAGGGAGGTCCAAATCGACGAGAGGGGAAGATCAGCCAGTTACGACAGGAGTTAAGATGCCTGGGACGCCAGTACAAGCAggcaagggaggaggagaaggcaggCTTGGCAGAACTTCGCAGTATGTTGAGGAAAAAACTCACCACTCTCAGACGGGCAGAGTGGCACAGAAGAAGGGGCAGGGAAAGAGCGAGGAGACGTGCTGCCTTCATCGCAAACCCCTTTGGGGTAACCAGGAAGATCCTCGGGCAGAAACGAGGTGACAAACTTACCTGCTCACAGGAGGAGGTAGATGCTTACCTCAGCACCACCTACAGTGATGCTGCAAAGGAAAAGGACCTCAACCCTTGCAGCACCCTGCTAACCCCCCTAGATCCAATCACAGGGTTTAACATCAAGGAGCCCACCCTAAAGGAGGTTAAAGAGGTCATCAGAGCGGCAAGAACCAGCTCAGCACCAGGTCCCAGCGGAGTGCCATATGTGGTGTACAAGAGATGCCCAAGGCTGTTGAAGCGGCTCTGGTTGATCATCAAAGCCATCTGGAGAAGAGGTAGGGTGGCCCAGCAGTGGAGATATGCCGAGGGCATCTGGATCCCCAAGGAGGAGAACTCCAGCTCGATCGAGCAGTTCAGGGTCATCTCACTTCTAAGCGTGGAGGGCAAGGTCTTTTTCAGCATTGTCTCCCAACGCATGACGGAGTTCCTCCTGAGAAATGCCTACATAGACACCTCGGTGCAGAAGGGTGGAGTTCCAAGGGTGCCTGGTTGCATAGAGCACACAGGTGTAGTTACCCAGCTGATCAGAGAAGCAAGAGAGGGCAAAGGAGATCTTGCGGTGCTGTGGCTGGATCTAGCAAATGCCTATGGCTCTAT GGAGCTGGTGGAGACTGCACTCAACCTGCATCATGTTCCAACTAAGATCAGGGACCTCATCTTGGACTATTACAGTTGTTTTAGTCTGAGAGTCACCAATGGAGCATTAACATCTGCATGGCATTGTTTGGAAAAGGGCATAATCACTGGTTGCACATTGTCGGTGATTCTGTTCTCCTTTGCCATGAATATGCTGGTGAAGTCAGCAGAAGTGGAGTGCAGAGGACCCCTCACAAAGTCAGGTACCCGTCAGCCCCCTATAATGGCATTTATGGATGACCTCACGGTGACCACAACATCAGTACCAGGGTGCAGGTGGATCTTAAAAGGCCTTGAACAACTCATCAGCTGGGCAAGGATGGAATTCAAGCCCACTAAATCTAGGGCACTGGTAGTGAGGAAAGGGAAGGTGACTGACAGGTTTCGTTTCTCTGTGGGAGGCACCCCAATTCCATCAGTTACAGAGAAGCCTGTCAAGAGCCTGGGCAAGATGTTTGACAGTACCCTGAAGGACACCGCAGCTCTGCAAGCAACCAGCAGTGAGCTGGGAACCTGGCTTTCAGCGGTGGACAAGTCTGGGCTGCCAGGCAAGTTCAAAGCCTGGATTTACCAGCATGGCATCCTGCCACGACTCTTCTGGCCACTGCTGGTCTATGAGGTTCCGCTGACTACTGTTGAGGTGTTTGAGAGGAGGATAAGTCAACACCTGCGCAGGTGGTTGGGGCTGCCTCGAAGCCTCAGCAGTATAGCACTCTATGGCTGTAAGAACAAGCTGCAACTTCCTTTCAGCAGTCTGTCGGAGGAGTTTATGGTCACCCGGGCCAGGGAGGTGCTGCTGTACAAGGACTCCAATGACACCAAGGTCTCCTCAGCTGGCATCGAGGTTCGAACTGGAAGGAGGTGGAAAGAATGTGAGGCAGTCAAGCTGGCTGAACGGTGGCTGCAACATGGCGAGCTGGTGGGCACGGTTGCATCAGGGCGAGCAGGATTGGGAAGCTTTCCAAGGCCAGTCTACAGCAAGGCCCAAGGGAAAGAAAGGCGCCGGCTAGTCCAAGATGAAGTCCGGGCTGGCGTGGAGGAAGGCCGCTCCTGCAGGTCAGTAGGTATGCGGCAACAGGGCGCTTGGACACGTTGGGACCAGGCATTGGACCGTAAGATCACCTGGGCAGAGCTGTGGAAGGCTGAACCACACCGGATTAGATTCCTGATCCAGTCAGTCTATGACACCCTCCCTAGCCCATCCAACCTGTTTTGCTGGGGCCTAGCAGAGACTCCAGCTTGTCCCTTGTGCCAGAGAAGGGGATCTCTGGAGCATATCCTGAGTTGTTGCCCGAAGGCCTTGGGAGAGGGGTGCTATCGCTGGCGTCACGACCAGGTGTTGAGGGTTATAGCTGAGGTGATCACAGCAGCGATAGCTCACAGCCGGAAGCAACATCCAACAAGGCAATCCATCACCTTTGTTAAAGCAGGGGAGAAGACACAACAGCGTCCAAGTCCACCAGGAGGACTCCTGGCAACAGCACGTGATTGGCAGCTGAAAGTCGACCTTGGGAGGCAGCTCAAATTTCCAGAGAACATCACTGTGACAACACTCAGGCCAGACATGGTCCTGGTGTCAGAAACATCAAGACAAGTGGTCCTGCTGGAGTTGACTGTCCCCTGGGAAGACCGTATGGAGGAGGCctttgagaggaagagagccaaGTATGAGGGACTGGTAGGCGATTGTCGAAGCAGCGGATGGAAGACCCGATGTGACCCCATCGAGGTTGGCTGCAGAGGCTTCGCAGGCCAGTCCCTGTACCAGGTATTGAAGCGCCTGGGTTTGGGAGGGCTGCAGATGCGGAGAGCCATCAGGAGCATCACCGATGCCGCAGATAAGGCATCCAGATGGCTGTGGATCAAGCGGGGCGATCCGTGGAAAACCAAAGCTACTTGGGCACAAGCTGGGGACTGA